In the genome of Ignavibacteriales bacterium, one region contains:
- a CDS encoding acyl-CoA dehydrogenase family protein, whose product MSNYFLENADLQFHFNNLKINEIVEMAENNYKQSEQFNYAPVNYEDAMENYRKVLEVVGDIAANFIAPRAADVDHEGAAHQDGKVTYAKGTRENLQQLSQADLMGMILPRKYGGLNFPFVIYMMAVEMVSRADASLMNIFGLQDIGDTIRKFGSEEQRQEFLPGFSSGKYTGAMALTEPDAGSDLQAVKLTAYQDENGNWFLKGVKRFITNGNGEVLLVLARSEQGTKDGRGLSMFACYGDETVRVRRIENKLGIHGSPTCELQFNDTPAQLVGSRKFGLIKYVLDLMYRARMGVSAQALGISQEAYEEAVKYAKDREQFGKSIYTFPVISNMLIDMRVQLESNRSLFYSAAQWVDRKENYERLIDELKAEHKPFSEQNNELKWITKVANFITPLTKYILTESANKITYDALQIHGGTGYMKEFKIERLARDARITNIYEGTSQLQIVAASGSVINDILKDYFDSKEKKDYKGGLSRLAAYLKEIRAIFYDCLKYVVEKKDQGFQDVAAKDLVELYGYLYIGYLLLDEAEIEPRKIFIANRYIINSLALARKNAESIKDELFSDILHADKILI is encoded by the coding sequence ATGTCAAACTATTTTCTTGAAAACGCCGATCTTCAGTTTCATTTCAATAATCTTAAAATAAATGAAATTGTTGAAATGGCAGAAAATAATTACAAGCAGTCAGAACAGTTTAATTATGCTCCTGTCAATTATGAAGATGCAATGGAGAATTACAGGAAAGTTCTTGAAGTTGTTGGTGACATTGCCGCAAACTTTATTGCCCCAAGAGCTGCTGATGTTGATCACGAAGGCGCTGCTCATCAAGATGGTAAAGTTACTTATGCAAAAGGTACAAGAGAAAACCTACAGCAACTATCCCAGGCTGATTTAATGGGAATGATTCTGCCGCGTAAGTACGGCGGACTTAATTTCCCGTTCGTTATTTATATGATGGCAGTTGAAATGGTTTCAAGAGCTGATGCTTCACTCATGAATATTTTTGGTCTTCAGGATATCGGTGACACAATCCGGAAATTTGGCAGTGAAGAACAACGCCAGGAATTTCTTCCCGGGTTTTCTTCAGGTAAATATACCGGTGCAATGGCACTAACAGAACCCGACGCAGGCTCTGACCTGCAGGCTGTAAAATTAACTGCGTACCAGGATGAAAATGGAAACTGGTTTCTTAAAGGAGTAAAGAGATTTATAACAAACGGAAATGGTGAGGTACTTTTGGTACTTGCTCGTTCAGAGCAGGGAACAAAAGACGGCCGCGGTTTAAGTATGTTTGCTTGTTATGGCGATGAAACAGTTAGAGTAAGAAGAATTGAAAATAAACTTGGAATTCATGGATCACCTACTTGCGAACTTCAGTTTAATGATACGCCTGCACAGCTTGTCGGCAGCAGAAAATTCGGATTGATAAAATACGTTCTTGATTTGATGTACCGTGCAAGAATGGGAGTTTCTGCACAGGCTCTCGGCATTTCACAGGAAGCTTATGAAGAAGCAGTTAAGTATGCGAAAGACAGGGAACAATTTGGTAAATCAATTTATACTTTCCCTGTTATTTCGAATATGCTGATTGATATGCGTGTTCAGCTTGAAAGTAATCGTTCATTATTTTACAGCGCCGCACAATGGGTTGACAGAAAAGAAAATTATGAAAGACTGATTGACGAACTCAAAGCTGAGCATAAACCTTTTTCGGAACAGAATAATGAATTAAAATGGATAACGAAAGTAGCGAACTTTATTACGCCGCTTACAAAATATATTCTGACTGAATCTGCCAACAAGATAACTTATGACGCACTGCAGATACACGGCGGAACAGGTTATATGAAAGAGTTTAAGATTGAACGCCTTGCACGTGACGCACGCATCACTAACATTTATGAAGGCACTTCGCAGCTTCAGATTGTTGCTGCCTCCGGCAGCGTTATCAATGATATTCTAAAAGATTACTTTGACTCAAAAGAAAAGAAAGATTACAAAGGCGGATTATCCAGACTTGCAGCATATCTAAAAGAGATCAGGGCAATTTTTTATGACTGCCTTAAATACGTTGTTGAGAAAAAAGACCAGGGCTTCCAGGATGTTGCCGCAAAAGATCTTGTTGAATTGTATGGTTACCTGTATATCGGTTATCTTCTTCTTGATGAAGCTGAAATTGAACCGAGAAAAATATTTATAGCAAACAGATACATAATAAATTCACTGGCTCTTGCCAGAAAAAATGCTGAATCAATTAAAGATGAATTATTTTCTGATATACTTCACGCAGATAAAATATTAATTTAG
- the tkt gene encoding transketolase, with translation MPVTSKKIDELAINTIRFLAVDGVQKANSGHPGMPMGCAPIGYMLYAKLMNHNPSNPKWLNRDRFILSAGHGSMLLYSLLHLCGYGVSLDELKKFRTYGSITPGHPEFGLTPGVETTTGPLGQGFANAVGMAIAQEYLASMFNKGKHKILDHYIYGICSDGDLMEGVSHEAASLAGHLKLSKLIFFYDDNKITIDGSTSLAFSEDVGQRFDAYGWQVLRITNVNELSQIEDAVNKAKAETKKPTLIITKTNIGYGSPNKQDTSEAHGSPLGDEEIRLTKKKLGWPEDLSFHIPEEIFEMFTKVKDEGEQKEKAWKELFNEYKKEFPDDASKFISYMNNDFGNEWESALPVFEDDGKKLATRAASGKVLNSIASKLPTLIGGSADLAPSNNTFIKGFGEFSAENRSGRNFHFGIREHGMASIMNGMAIYGGVIPYGGTFLIFSDYLRPAIRLASLSHVKPIYVLTHDSIGLGEDGPTHQPVEHLASLRAIPGNLVIRPADANETAEAWKAALNHKNGPVGLILTRQGLPVLDQKKYKSAANLHKGAYVLYETSSEPDIILIASGSEIGVTLKAVPLLEEKDINVRVVSFPSWGLFEKQNADYKESVLPHKIKARVVIEAGVKQGWEKYAGESGEIISIEKFGASAPVEVIFDKYNFNPGYISETAFKVVEKLKKLGKNI, from the coding sequence ATGCCCGTTACCTCAAAAAAGATAGATGAACTTGCCATAAATACAATCCGTTTCCTTGCAGTCGATGGTGTACAAAAAGCCAATTCCGGTCATCCAGGAATGCCGATGGGATGCGCACCAATTGGTTACATGCTTTATGCGAAACTAATGAATCATAATCCATCAAATCCAAAGTGGTTGAACAGGGACAGATTTATTCTATCTGCCGGGCACGGAAGTATGCTTCTTTATTCACTGCTTCATCTATGCGGATATGGTGTCAGTCTTGATGAATTGAAAAAATTCAGAACGTATGGAAGTATAACTCCGGGGCATCCTGAATTTGGATTAACACCTGGAGTTGAAACTACAACCGGACCGCTTGGACAAGGTTTTGCGAATGCTGTGGGAATGGCAATTGCGCAGGAATATTTAGCTTCAATGTTCAATAAAGGCAAACACAAAATTTTAGATCACTACATATACGGAATATGCAGCGACGGTGATCTGATGGAAGGTGTTTCGCATGAAGCTGCATCACTCGCCGGACATTTGAAATTGAGCAAACTTATTTTCTTTTATGATGATAATAAAATCACAATTGACGGTTCAACTTCACTTGCATTTTCAGAAGATGTCGGTCAAAGGTTTGATGCTTATGGATGGCAGGTTTTAAGAATTACGAATGTAAATGAGTTATCACAGATTGAAGATGCAGTTAATAAAGCCAAAGCCGAAACAAAAAAACCAACTTTAATAATTACCAAAACCAATATCGGTTACGGAAGTCCTAATAAACAGGATACATCAGAAGCGCACGGTTCGCCGCTTGGCGATGAAGAAATAAGACTGACAAAGAAAAAATTAGGCTGGCCCGAAGATCTATCATTCCATATACCTGAAGAAATATTTGAAATGTTTACAAAGGTAAAAGATGAAGGTGAACAAAAAGAAAAAGCCTGGAAAGAATTATTTAATGAATATAAAAAAGAATTTCCGGATGATGCCTCAAAGTTTATTTCATATATGAATAATGATTTTGGCAATGAGTGGGAATCCGCTTTACCTGTATTTGAAGACGATGGAAAAAAACTTGCAACACGCGCGGCATCAGGAAAAGTTCTAAATTCAATTGCTTCCAAACTTCCTACATTGATTGGCGGCTCAGCGGATCTTGCACCATCAAATAATACTTTTATTAAAGGTTTCGGAGAATTTTCCGCAGAGAATCGTTCAGGAAGAAATTTTCACTTTGGAATACGCGAACACGGGATGGCGAGTATTATGAATGGAATGGCTATCTACGGAGGTGTAATTCCTTATGGTGGAACATTCCTTATTTTTTCTGATTATCTTCGTCCGGCCATAAGACTCGCATCATTATCACATGTAAAACCAATTTATGTTTTAACTCACGATAGTATTGGACTCGGTGAAGATGGTCCAACGCATCAGCCGGTTGAACATCTTGCATCATTAAGAGCAATTCCGGGAAATCTTGTAATCAGACCTGCAGATGCTAACGAAACCGCAGAAGCATGGAAAGCAGCACTGAATCATAAGAACGGACCGGTTGGTTTAATACTTACCCGCCAGGGTTTGCCTGTACTTGATCAGAAAAAATATAAATCAGCGGCGAACCTGCACAAAGGTGCTTATGTTCTTTATGAAACTTCATCTGAACCTGATATTATTCTTATCGCTTCTGGAAGTGAAATAGGTGTAACACTTAAAGCTGTCCCTTTACTTGAAGAGAAAGATATAAATGTTCGTGTTGTTAGTTTTCCATCATGGGGGTTGTTTGAAAAACAAAATGCGGATTATAAAGAATCAGTACTTCCGCATAAAATAAAAGCACGTGTTGTTATTGAAGCAGGTGTTAAACAAGGCTGGGAAAAATATGCGGGTGAATCAGGCGAGATAATAAGCATCGAAAAGTTCGGCGCATCCGCTCCAGTTGAGGTAATATTTGATAAATATAATTTCAATCCCGGCTATATATCTGAGACTGCTTTCAAGGTAGTTGAAAAGCTGAAAAAGTTAGGTAAGAATATTTGA
- a CDS encoding electron transfer flavoprotein subunit alpha/FixB family protein has product MQMKTTNEVWVFIEQRSGKPADVSFELLCKGRKLADAMNGILKSIVIGSGVKEIAKETFKYGADESILIDHEQLKDYKTIPYSRILNDLVNKIQPRIVLFGATVIGRDLAPRVASNTRSGLTADCTDLQISDLTYLGQKYEKLLLQIRPAFGGNIIATIITPDNPVQMATVREGVMEKSFYPSPKEIKITEIPYAHEEYDDLVSIIMQHREESKVNLKAAPIIVAGGYGLGTKENFKLVTELANVIGGEVAGSRAAVDAGFIPAERQVGQTGVTVRPKLYIAIGISGAIQHRAGMQEANKIIAINSDPDAPIFGVSHYAIVGDAMEVIPAFIEAYKHKLK; this is encoded by the coding sequence ATGCAGATGAAAACAACCAATGAAGTCTGGGTATTTATTGAACAAAGAAGCGGCAAACCCGCTGATGTAAGTTTTGAACTTTTATGCAAAGGAAGAAAACTTGCTGATGCAATGAACGGTATTCTTAAGTCCATTGTGATAGGTTCAGGTGTTAAAGAGATTGCAAAGGAAACTTTTAAATACGGTGCTGATGAATCCATCTTAATAGATCACGAACAGCTTAAAGACTATAAAACAATTCCCTACAGCAGAATATTAAATGACCTTGTAAATAAAATTCAACCGAGAATTGTGTTGTTCGGTGCAACAGTTATTGGCAGAGACCTTGCACCTCGTGTTGCTTCAAATACAAGAAGCGGACTTACCGCTGACTGTACTGATCTTCAGATTTCTGATCTGACTTACCTCGGACAAAAGTATGAAAAGCTTTTGCTTCAGATAAGACCTGCATTTGGCGGAAATATTATTGCAACGATTATCACCCCTGATAATCCCGTTCAGATGGCAACAGTAAGAGAAGGTGTGATGGAAAAATCATTTTATCCTTCACCTAAAGAAATTAAGATTACAGAGATTCCTTATGCTCACGAAGAATATGATGATCTTGTTTCAATAATCATGCAGCATAGAGAAGAAAGCAAAGTGAATCTTAAAGCAGCACCGATAATTGTCGCAGGCGGCTACGGACTTGGAACAAAAGAAAATTTTAAACTCGTTACTGAACTTGCAAATGTAATTGGCGGCGAAGTTGCTGGAAGCCGTGCAGCGGTTGATGCAGGTTTTATTCCTGCTGAAAGACAGGTTGGACAAACAGGCGTAACAGTGCGGCCAAAATTATATATCGCCATCGGAATATCGGGAGCGATACAACACCGGGCTGGTATGCAGGAAGCAAATAAAATCATTGCGATAAACAGTGACCCAGATGCACCGATATTCGGTGTAAGTCATTATGCAATAGTAGGTGATGCGATGGAAGTTATACCCGCTTTCATTGAAGCATATAAACACAAATTGAAATAG
- a CDS encoding S9 family peptidase, with translation MKRPFLYNLVIILFAASFITTYSQDSVHTDIISLKKYTESLEHRFDVLEKSIDDILWHQRLGDAAFIDKVFLTGPPLWKEKNPTGQGAGNPVKFWSYVFIPKNIDVNKKYPLIVFPHGGVHANFSTYYTHIIKELLAQQYIVVAAEYRGSTGYGKAHYEKIDYGGLEVEDVDASRNFMIENYSFVDADRVGIFGWSHGGLIALMNIFRYPDNYKVAFAGVPVSDLIARMGYKDQSYRDLYEADYHIGQSAEENVEEYRRRSPVWHADKLNTPLLIHTNTNDEDVNVLEVESLINALKAADKKFEYEIFKDLPGGHSFDRLDTKTAKEIRVKIYKFLAKYLSPPNPINSVDDINKAAYLIK, from the coding sequence ATGAAAAGACCTTTCTTATATAACCTGGTAATTATTCTGTTTGCTGCTTCCTTCATTACGACATATTCGCAGGATAGTGTTCATACAGATATAATCTCACTTAAAAAATATACTGAATCACTTGAACACAGGTTTGATGTACTCGAAAAATCAATTGATGATATACTCTGGCATCAAAGGTTAGGCGATGCGGCATTTATTGATAAAGTTTTTCTCACAGGACCGCCATTGTGGAAAGAAAAAAATCCGACAGGGCAGGGCGCCGGCAATCCTGTAAAATTCTGGTCATACGTATTTATACCAAAGAACATTGATGTAAATAAAAAGTATCCGCTTATAGTTTTCCCGCACGGTGGAGTTCATGCAAACTTTTCAACCTACTATACCCACATAATAAAAGAATTACTTGCCCAGCAGTACATCGTTGTCGCCGCTGAATACAGGGGAAGTACCGGTTATGGTAAAGCTCACTATGAAAAAATTGATTACGGCGGACTTGAAGTTGAAGATGTTGATGCCAGCAGAAATTTTATGATTGAAAATTATAGTTTTGTTGATGCGGATCGAGTTGGGATTTTTGGCTGGAGTCATGGAGGGCTTATAGCGTTAATGAACATTTTCAGATACCCGGATAATTATAAAGTCGCGTTCGCCGGTGTGCCCGTGAGTGATCTGATTGCACGTATGGGATATAAAGATCAAAGTTACCGTGATTTGTATGAAGCGGACTATCACATTGGTCAAAGTGCCGAGGAAAATGTTGAAGAATACAGGCGTAGATCACCGGTTTGGCATGCGGATAAACTTAACACACCGCTTCTTATCCATACAAACACAAATGACGAGGATGTTAATGTACTTGAAGTTGAAAGCCTGATAAACGCACTCAAAGCTGCTGACAAAAAATTTGAATATGAGATTTTCAAAGATCTGCCGGGCGGACATTCTTTCGACAGGCTTGATACTAAAACTGCTAAAGAAATCAGAGTTAAGATTTATAAGTTTCTTGCAAAATATTTATCGCCGCCCAACCCAATAAACAGTGTGGATGACATAAATAAAGCGGCGTATTTAATAAAATAA
- a CDS encoding DMT family transporter — protein sequence MNNLLKLKSSYLIKMQDKKYFVIALALLVTFLWSTSFVIIKIGLNNIPPLTFAGLRYFLASLTLLPLLFSKKNKSSLAKITRRQFLQLFLLGILFYSLTQGAQFIGLSLLPAVTVSLWLNFTPFVVAFSGMIFINEYPTKMQWIGVIFFICGVMIYFLPVSISENQVWGLSVMTLGVLANAASSVLGRKINKTGNLPVIVITVVSMGFGSILLLATGITTESFPQITGESILYLLWLAVINTALAFTIWNYTLKYLTAMESCIINGTMLIQIALLAWIFLNEQISSKEVTGMIIAALGAVLVQIKFSRKSHPETKK from the coding sequence TTGAATAATCTTTTAAAATTAAAATCATCTTATCTGATAAAGATGCAGGACAAAAAATATTTTGTTATTGCACTCGCATTATTGGTCACTTTTCTCTGGTCTACATCATTTGTAATAATCAAAATCGGTTTAAATAATATTCCGCCCTTGACTTTCGCAGGACTCAGATACTTTCTTGCATCTCTGACACTGCTTCCTTTATTGTTTTCAAAAAAGAATAAATCGTCACTTGCCAAAATAACGCGGAGACAATTCCTGCAATTATTTTTACTTGGGATACTTTTCTATTCACTTACACAAGGGGCTCAGTTCATCGGGTTATCGTTACTGCCGGCTGTTACCGTAAGTCTTTGGCTGAATTTTACTCCGTTTGTTGTAGCGTTCTCGGGAATGATCTTTATCAATGAGTACCCAACAAAAATGCAATGGATAGGAGTTATTTTTTTTATATGCGGAGTGATGATTTATTTTTTGCCTGTTTCTATTTCTGAAAACCAGGTTTGGGGATTATCGGTTATGACTCTTGGTGTATTAGCAAATGCCGCGTCATCGGTATTAGGCAGGAAGATTAATAAAACAGGGAATCTCCCTGTCATTGTAATTACGGTAGTGAGTATGGGTTTTGGATCAATATTATTACTGGCTACAGGTATCACCACTGAATCATTTCCGCAAATTACCGGGGAGAGTATTTTGTACTTACTCTGGCTCGCTGTCATTAATACCGCGTTAGCATTTACAATCTGGAATTACACTTTAAAATATTTAACTGCGATGGAATCATGCATAATAAACGGTACGATGTTAATACAAATTGCACTGCTTGCCTGGATATTCTTAAATGAACAGATATCATCTAAAGAAGTAACCGGAATGATTATCGCAGCACTGGGAGCGGTTTTGGTGCAGATAAAATTCAGCAGAAAAAGTCATCCGGAAACAAAAAAGTAA
- a CDS encoding saccharopine dehydrogenase NADP-binding domain-containing protein, producing the protein MKKKITVLGSGMVGSVMAVDLSNNYDVTCVDLDEQKLDLLKNKPGIKTLKADLSDQKIIQDTIKDCDLVVCAVPGFMGFETIKTIIALGKDVVDISFFDQDPFELDNLAKEKDVTAIVDCGVAPGMSNIILGYHKQNMEIDEYECLVGGLPFQRSWPFQYKAPFSPSDVIEEYTREARYVENSRIVYKPALSEPEYVEFDKVGTLEAFNTDGLRSLIKTMNIPNMKEKTLRYPGHIEHMRVLSEAGFFSKELIDIKGKKIRPLDVTSALLFPLWKLENSEPEFTVMRITIKGIENNVRKEYTYHLFDTFDEITGNTSMARTTGYTCTAAVKLVMDGKFVRKGICPPEFIGAENDCFNLVNSYLKERNVIYTSVEKVLN; encoded by the coding sequence ATGAAAAAGAAAATTACAGTGCTTGGTTCAGGTATGGTTGGCAGTGTAATGGCTGTTGATCTTTCAAATAACTATGATGTTACTTGTGTAGATCTTGATGAGCAAAAACTTGATCTGCTAAAAAACAAACCGGGTATAAAAACACTTAAAGCAGATTTATCAGATCAGAAAATTATTCAGGATACAATAAAGGATTGTGATCTTGTGGTGTGTGCCGTTCCCGGCTTTATGGGTTTTGAAACAATCAAAACAATCATCGCTTTAGGGAAAGATGTGGTTGATATTTCTTTCTTTGACCAGGATCCGTTTGAGCTCGACAATCTTGCAAAAGAAAAAGATGTTACAGCTATTGTTGATTGCGGTGTAGCGCCTGGTATGAGCAATATTATTCTCGGATACCATAAACAGAATATGGAGATTGATGAATACGAATGTCTTGTCGGCGGACTGCCATTTCAGAGAAGCTGGCCGTTTCAGTATAAAGCTCCGTTTTCGCCATCTGATGTAATTGAGGAATATACAAGAGAGGCAAGGTATGTAGAGAACAGCCGCATTGTTTACAAGCCGGCGTTATCTGAACCCGAATATGTTGAATTTGACAAAGTCGGTACACTTGAAGCTTTTAATACTGACGGACTAAGATCATTAATTAAAACAATGAACATCCCTAATATGAAGGAAAAAACTCTCCGCTACCCGGGACATATAGAGCACATGAGGGTTTTAAGTGAAGCCGGATTTTTCAGTAAAGAATTAATTGATATAAAAGGAAAAAAAATTCGTCCGCTAGATGTTACATCTGCTTTATTATTTCCTTTATGGAAACTTGAGAATAGTGAACCTGAATTCACCGTTATGAGGATAACCATAAAAGGAATTGAAAATAATGTTCGTAAAGAGTATACATATCATCTGTTTGATACCTTTGATGAAATAACAGGGAACACTTCCATGGCGCGTACAACAGGTTACACCTGCACTGCCGCTGTAAAACTGGTAATGGACGGCAAATTTGTCCGCAAGGGTATATGTCCGCCGGAATTTATCGGCGCAGAGAATGATTGCTTCAACCTGGTGAACTCCTATCTTAAAGAAAGAAATGTTATTTATACAAGCGTCGAAAAGGTTCTCAATTGA
- a CDS encoding heme-binding domain-containing protein codes for MKYFLLGAVIKKFFKIIILLVLAVLVFIQFIPTKRTNPPKAGEILTRQEVKQLLKRSCYDCHSNDTKWPSYSYVAPLSWYFIEEVDKGRRKLNFSNWNRLSKEEQDKLLVDIWDEVEDSDMPPSQYLWLHGEAELSAGDKDLIYRWTHGLLPEF; via the coding sequence ATAAAATATTTTTTACTGGGCGCCGTTATTAAAAAATTTTTTAAAATAATTATTCTTCTGGTTTTAGCGGTTCTGGTATTTATCCAGTTCATACCGACTAAAAGAACAAACCCGCCAAAAGCTGGCGAGATACTTACCCGCCAGGAAGTAAAGCAATTGTTGAAACGTTCCTGTTATGATTGCCACTCAAATGATACTAAATGGCCTTCATACAGTTATGTTGCACCGCTTTCCTGGTACTTTATTGAAGAAGTCGATAAAGGCAGAAGAAAATTAAATTTTTCAAACTGGAACCGGCTTTCAAAAGAAGAGCAGGATAAACTGCTCGTTGATATCTGGGATGAAGTTGAAGACAGCGATATGCCTCCTTCCCAGTATTTATGGTTGCATGGAGAAGCAGAACTTTCTGCCGGTGATAAAGATTTAATTTACAGATGGACTCACGGTCTTCTTCCTGAATTTTAA
- a CDS encoding electron transfer flavoprotein subunit beta/FixA family protein gives MYNSIVMVKQVPDTANISGKVMKDDGTVNRSKLPAIFNHEDKVALELALQVKEKYGGKVTAITMGPPRASDVLRECLFMGADETYLISDRKFAGADTLATSYVLSEAIKKIGGYDFIFAGRQAIDGDTAQVGPQTAEKLKIPQVTYTEEIQNIENKTATIKRKIDGGFEVLKTKLPVLVTVLKDSIEPRPYSAKRVMAFKGAKSLMDIEKLAEGNPLLYVDSLLHEYKSRSLFIPTLTMDDLQLDVEKCGIKGSPTKVFKVESVVLAGGNHINIEANKAGMNLLVEKLMEDHIFG, from the coding sequence ATGTACAACTCCATAGTGATGGTAAAACAGGTACCCGATACAGCTAATATTTCGGGTAAAGTAATGAAGGATGACGGTACGGTAAACCGTTCAAAACTACCCGCAATTTTTAATCACGAAGACAAGGTAGCATTAGAACTTGCGCTCCAGGTTAAAGAAAAATACGGCGGTAAGGTTACTGCAATAACAATGGGTCCGCCAAGAGCATCAGATGTACTTCGCGAATGTTTATTCATGGGCGCAGATGAAACTTATCTGATAAGTGACAGAAAATTTGCAGGCGCTGATACGCTTGCTACATCTTATGTTTTAAGTGAAGCGATAAAAAAAATCGGTGGCTATGATTTTATTTTTGCAGGCAGACAGGCGATTGACGGGGATACCGCTCAGGTTGGACCGCAGACAGCGGAGAAACTGAAAATACCACAAGTTACTTACACAGAAGAGATCCAAAATATTGAAAACAAAACCGCTACTATAAAAAGAAAAATTGATGGCGGGTTTGAAGTTCTGAAAACAAAACTCCCGGTGTTAGTTACTGTTCTTAAAGATTCAATTGAACCAAGACCATATTCAGCAAAAAGGGTGATGGCGTTTAAAGGCGCTAAGTCTCTTATGGATATAGAAAAACTTGCTGAAGGTAACCCGCTTCTTTATGTCGATTCACTTCTTCACGAATATAAATCACGTTCACTTTTTATTCCGACACTAACGATGGATGACCTTCAGCTTGATGTTGAAAAATGCGGAATAAAAGGTTCGCCGACAAAAGTTTTTAAAGTCGAATCTGTTGTGCTTGCCGGCGGTAATCACATAAATATTGAAGCTAACAAAGCAGGAATGAATCTGCTCGTTGAAAAATTAATGGAAGATCACATTTTCGGATAA
- a CDS encoding alpha-amylase, giving the protein MNRIKSTNVFIVLLLFVFQNTLFSQVHKSIIKHPEWSYNLSIYEVNLRQYTEEGTFKAFEEHIPRLKELGAGILWFMPIHPIGELNRKGTLGSYYSVKDYLAVNPEHGTIEDFKSLVNKIHEAGMYVIIDWVANHTAWDNPLVTEHPEWYTKNADGNFVPPVADWADVIDLNFDNAELREYMLNALKFWVEECNIDGYRCDVAGMVPMEFWNRVREELDKIKPVFMLAEDEKPDYHEKSFDMTYSWELHHYFNEVAQEKKPASIIADYFESEKIIYPNSAFRMRFTSNHDENSWNGTEYERLGEGAETFAALSYIIPGMPLIYSGQEAAYNKRLDFFKKDVIKWEEHEIGKLYSKLNQLKEGNPCLYNGEMGGGFVNLPNSKGEDVFTFARIKGESIVIGIFNLSKDEVHFDFGGEGVEGNYKSLNNDDLEIEMNNHFKLEAWEYKILIKQ; this is encoded by the coding sequence ATGAATAGAATTAAATCTACCAACGTGTTTATAGTACTGTTGTTATTTGTTTTTCAGAACACTCTTTTCAGCCAGGTTCATAAGTCTATAATCAAGCATCCTGAATGGAGTTATAATCTTTCAATCTATGAAGTAAATCTGCGTCAGTACACAGAAGAAGGTACATTCAAAGCTTTTGAAGAACACATTCCAAGACTTAAAGAACTGGGAGCTGGAATTTTATGGTTTATGCCAATTCATCCGATTGGAGAACTTAACAGGAAAGGAACACTCGGCAGTTATTATTCAGTTAAAGATTACCTCGCGGTGAACCCGGAACACGGTACGATTGAAGATTTTAAATCTCTTGTTAATAAAATTCATGAAGCAGGTATGTATGTAATAATAGATTGGGTTGCCAACCATACTGCATGGGATAATCCTCTCGTTACTGAGCATCCGGAATGGTACACAAAAAATGCTGATGGAAATTTTGTTCCACCTGTTGCGGACTGGGCTGATGTTATCGATTTGAATTTTGATAATGCTGAGTTAAGAGAATACATGCTCAACGCGCTCAAGTTCTGGGTTGAAGAATGCAACATTGATGGTTACAGATGTGATGTTGCAGGTATGGTACCGATGGAATTCTGGAATCGTGTACGGGAAGAACTTGATAAAATTAAACCGGTATTTATGCTCGCTGAGGATGAAAAACCTGATTATCATGAAAAATCATTTGATATGACTTATTCGTGGGAACTCCATCATTATTTTAATGAAGTTGCTCAGGAGAAAAAACCCGCATCAATAATTGCTGACTATTTTGAATCCGAGAAAATTATTTATCCTAACAGTGCATTCAGAATGAGGTTTACTTCAAATCATGATGAAAATTCCTGGAACGGAACTGAATACGAAAGACTTGGCGAAGGCGCTGAAACATTTGCTGCTCTTAGTTATATAATTCCGGGTATGCCCCTTATTTACAGCGGTCAGGAAGCAGCATATAATAAGCGGCTTGACTTCTTTAAAAAAGATGTGATCAAATGGGAAGAACATGAAATTGGTAAACTCTATTCAAAACTGAATCAGTTGAAAGAAGGTAATCCATGTTTGTACAATGGTGAAATGGGAGGTGGATTCGTAAATCTTCCAAACAGCAAAGGAGAAGATGTTTTTACGTTTGCAAGGATAAAAGGTGAAAGTATTGTCATTGGCATTTTTAATCTTTCCAAAGATGAAGTTCATTTTGACTTTGGCGGAGAGGGAGTTGAAGGTAATTACAAATCACTAAACAACGATGATCTGGAGATTGAAATGAATAATCATTTTAAACTTGAAGCATGGGAGTATAAAATTCTAATAAAGCAATGA